From Deferrisoma camini S3R1, the proteins below share one genomic window:
- a CDS encoding UDP-glucose dehydrogenase family protein encodes MKLCVIGTGYVGLVTGTCFAEMGNDVVCVDIDEEKIERLRRKEVPIFEPGLQELLERNVDEGRLTFTTDLAEGVERSLLLFIAVGTPEGEDGSADLQHVLAVARSVGQVMEAYRIVVIKSTVPVGTAEKVRDAIRTELDARGLDDLEFDVVSNPEFLKEGNAVQDCLKPDRIIVGTDNVRTAEILKELYAPFTRTNHPILVMDIRSAEMTKYASNAMLATKISFINEIANICERVGADVAAVRLGMGADSRIGYQFLFPGVGYGGSCFPKDVKALIQTAKKAGYDARVLEAVDSVNARQKHVLADKILDWFRAEGIDPAGATVAVWGLSFKPNTDDMREAPSLTVIGRLREAGCRIRAYDPVAEGSARRILGEDGIAYCASNYEAVEGADCLAVCTEWGAFRRPDFERVKGLMRRPAVFDGRNIYEPAKMKKMGFAYFGIGRQGG; translated from the coding sequence ATGAAACTTTGTGTCATCGGAACCGGATACGTGGGGCTCGTCACGGGCACCTGCTTTGCCGAGATGGGCAACGACGTGGTGTGCGTGGACATCGACGAGGAGAAGATCGAGAGGCTTCGGCGCAAAGAGGTCCCGATCTTCGAGCCGGGGCTCCAGGAGTTGCTCGAGCGCAACGTGGACGAGGGGCGGCTCACCTTCACCACCGACCTGGCCGAGGGCGTGGAGCGCAGCCTCCTGTTGTTCATCGCGGTGGGCACGCCCGAGGGCGAGGACGGCTCGGCCGACCTCCAGCACGTGCTGGCGGTGGCCCGGTCCGTCGGGCAGGTGATGGAGGCCTACCGGATCGTGGTGATCAAGTCCACCGTGCCGGTGGGCACGGCCGAGAAGGTGCGCGACGCCATCCGGACCGAGCTCGACGCCCGGGGGCTCGACGACCTGGAGTTCGACGTGGTCTCGAACCCCGAGTTCCTCAAGGAGGGCAACGCGGTCCAGGACTGCCTCAAGCCCGACCGGATCATCGTGGGCACCGACAACGTGCGCACGGCCGAGATCCTCAAGGAGCTCTACGCCCCGTTCACCCGCACCAACCACCCGATCCTCGTCATGGACATCCGGTCGGCCGAGATGACCAAGTACGCATCCAACGCCATGCTGGCCACCAAGATCTCGTTCATCAACGAGATCGCCAACATCTGCGAGCGGGTCGGGGCCGACGTGGCCGCGGTTCGGCTGGGCATGGGCGCCGACTCCCGCATCGGGTACCAGTTCCTGTTCCCCGGCGTGGGCTACGGCGGGTCGTGCTTTCCCAAGGACGTGAAGGCCCTGATCCAGACCGCCAAGAAGGCGGGCTACGACGCACGGGTGCTCGAGGCCGTGGACTCGGTGAACGCCCGGCAGAAGCACGTGCTGGCCGACAAGATCCTGGACTGGTTCCGGGCCGAGGGCATCGACCCGGCCGGGGCCACGGTGGCCGTGTGGGGCCTTTCGTTCAAGCCCAACACCGACGACATGCGCGAGGCCCCCAGCCTCACCGTGATCGGCCGGCTCAGGGAGGCCGGCTGCCGCATCCGGGCCTACGACCCGGTGGCCGAGGGGAGCGCCCGCCGGATCCTGGGTGAGGACGGCATCGCCTACTGCGCCAGCAACTACGAGGCCGTGGAGGGGGCGGACTGCCTGGCCGTGTGCACCGAGTGGGGCGCGTTCCGCCGGCCCGACTTCGAGCGGGTGAAGGGGCTGATGCGCCGACCGGCCGTGTTCGACGGCCGCAACATCTACGAGCCGGCCAAGATGAAGAAGATGGGGTTCGCGTACTTCGGGATCGGGAGGCAGGGAGGCTAG